From a region of the Streptacidiphilus albus JL83 genome:
- a CDS encoding ABC transporter ATP-binding protein → MSTSTGQQTGAGRNGPGAGEVAAFRNVSKHFGSVRAVNDVSLTLYPGETVAFLGRNGAGKSTSIDMLLGLREPTSGTVTLFGGTPRQAILDGKVGVMLQSGGLMPDVKVRELVKFACDVHPRGYDVDDVLKTAGITELADRMVDKLSGGQEQRVRFALATAGDSELIVLDEPTTGMDVTARQAFWAVMRAQVDAGRTVLFATHYLEEADAIADRVLVVDRGRLIADGTAAEIKARAGLRKISFELRPDDDTDRRLLSNLPEVTLLDVSGHTVRISSRDADATVAAIYRAGFYPHDLEVAGVGLEQAFLAITGEQDAEDQSAVLDGSTGKESVR, encoded by the coding sequence ATGAGTACTTCCACAGGGCAGCAGACGGGGGCGGGCCGGAACGGTCCGGGCGCCGGGGAGGTCGCGGCCTTCCGCAACGTCAGCAAGCACTTCGGCTCGGTCAGGGCAGTCAACGACGTGTCGCTGACGCTGTACCCGGGGGAGACCGTGGCCTTCCTGGGCCGGAACGGGGCCGGCAAGTCCACCAGCATCGACATGCTGCTCGGGCTCCGCGAGCCCACCTCCGGCACCGTCACCCTCTTCGGCGGCACCCCGCGCCAGGCGATCCTGGACGGCAAGGTCGGGGTGATGCTGCAGAGCGGCGGCCTGATGCCGGACGTCAAGGTGCGCGAGCTGGTGAAGTTCGCCTGCGACGTCCACCCCCGCGGCTACGACGTCGACGACGTGCTCAAGACCGCCGGCATCACCGAACTCGCCGACCGGATGGTCGACAAGCTCTCCGGCGGCCAGGAGCAGCGGGTCCGCTTCGCCCTCGCCACCGCTGGGGACAGCGAGCTGATCGTCCTCGACGAGCCCACGACCGGCATGGACGTGACGGCCCGCCAGGCGTTCTGGGCGGTGATGCGGGCGCAGGTCGACGCGGGTCGGACGGTGCTCTTCGCCACCCACTACCTGGAGGAGGCCGACGCCATCGCCGACCGGGTGCTGGTGGTCGACCGGGGCCGGTTGATCGCCGACGGCACCGCGGCGGAGATCAAGGCCCGCGCCGGGCTCCGCAAGATCTCCTTCGAGCTGCGCCCGGACGACGACACCGACCGCCGGCTGCTGTCCAACCTGCCCGAGGTGACCCTGCTGGACGTCTCCGGCCACACCGTCCGGATCAGCAGCCGCGACGCCGACGCGACCGTGGCCGCGATCTACCGGGCCGGGTTCTACCCGCACGACCTGGAGGTCGCCGGGGTGGGCCTG